A genomic segment from Euleptes europaea isolate rEulEur1 chromosome 17, rEulEur1.hap1, whole genome shotgun sequence encodes:
- the GPI gene encoding glucose-6-phosphate isomerase has translation MALSGDPRFQQLAEWHKGHAAGLVLRQLFDSDPERFKKFSLTLNTDHGDILVDYSKNLITEEVMKLLIELAKSRGVESAREKMFTGEKINFTENRAVLHIALRNRSNTPILVEGKDVVPEVNKVLEKMKGFCQKVRSGDWKGYTGKAITDVVNVGIGGSDLGPLMVTEALKPYSKGGPRVWFVSNIDGTHMAKTLAELNPETTLFIIASKTFTTQETITNAETAKEWFLHAAKDPSAVAKHFVALSTNGPKVKDFGIDTQNMFEFWDWVGGRYSLWSAIGLSIALHIGFDNFEKLLAGAHWMDNHFRTTPLEKNVPVLLAMLGIWYVNCFGAETHALLPYDQYMHRFAAYFQQGDMESNGKYITKKGTRVDYNTGPIVWGEPGTNGQHAFYQLIHQGTRMIPCDFLIPAQTQNPIRKGLHHKILLSNFLAQTEALMKGKTTEEARKELQASGLSGEALEKLLPHKVFEGNRPTNSIVFTKLNPFILGALIAMYEHKIFVQGVVWDINSYDQWGVELGKQLAKKIEPELETDAPVTSHDSSTNGLINFIKKHRA, from the exons CTTGACGCTGAATACTGACCATGGAGACATCTTGGTGGACTACTCCAAGAACCTGATTACAGAAGAAGTAATGAAACTGCTGATAGAACTG GCAAAATCAAGGGGCGTTGAGAGTGCTAGAGAGAAAATGTTCACCGGAGAAAAGATCAACTTCACGGAG AACAGAGCCGTGCTTCACATCGCCCTGCGGAATCGCTCCAATACTCCAATCTTGGTTGAAGGCAAAGATGTCGTCCCAGAAGTGAACAAAGTCTTGGAGAAGATGAAGGGATTCTGCCAG AAAGTTCGCAGTGGCGACTGGAAAGGCTATACTGGAAAAGCCATCACCGACGTGGTCAACGTTGGGATTGGAGGATCGGATTTG GGCCCCCTCATGGTGACCGAAGCTCTGAAACCCTATTCCAAGGGAGGGCCCCGGGTTTGGTTCGTCTCGAACATAGATGGTACCCACATGGCCAAAACTTTGGCTGAACTGAATCCGGAGACGACTCTCTTCATCATTGCCTCCAAG ACTTTCACTACCCAGGAAACCATCACCAATGCAGAAACTGCCAAAGAATGGTTCCTCCATGCTGCTAAAGAT ccTTCTGCTGTGGCCAAGCACTTTGTTGCCTTGTCTACCAATGGC CCAAAAGTTAAAGACTTTGGAATTGACACTCAGAACATGTTTGAATTTTGGGAT tgGGTTGGTGGTCGTTACTCATTGTGGTCTGCCATTGGCCTGTCAATTGCCCTGCACATTG GCTTTGACAACTTTGAGAAGTTACTTGCTGGAGCTCACTGGATG GACAATCACTTCCGCACCACGCCCCTGGAGAAGAACGTGCCCGTCCTGCTGGCAATGCTGGGCATCTGGTACGTCAACTGTTTTGGAGCCGAAACCCACGCACTTCTGCCCTACGACCAATACATGCACCGCTTTGCAGCTTACTTCCAGCAG GGCGACATGGAATCAAATGGGAAATACATAACCAAGAAAGGCACTCGGGTGGACTACAACACTGGCCCGATTGTGTGGGGCGAGCCTGGAACCAATGGGCAGCACGCTTTCTACCAGCTGATTCATCAAG GGACTCGTATGATTCCTTGTGACTTCCTCATCCCAGCCCAGACGCAGAATCCGATTCGAAAAGGGCTGCATCACAAG ATCCTTCTGTCCAACTTCCTTGCTCAGACGGAGGCCTTGATGAAGGGAAAGACAACGGAGGAGGCCCGCAAGGAGCTGCAGGCTTCGGGGCTGAGTGGGGAGGCTTTGGAGAAACTTCTTCCACACAAG GTCTTCGAAGGCAATCGCCCCACCAACTCCATTGTGTTTACGAAGCTGAATCCATTCATTCTTGGGGCCTTAATTG CCATGTATGAACACAAGATCTTTGTTCAAGGAGTTGTGTGGGATATCAACAGCTATGACCAGTGGGG TGTTGAGCTTGGAAAGCAGCTGGCCAAGAAAATTGAGCCTGAACTGGAGACTGATGCACCCGTGACCTCCCATGACTCCTCGACCAACGGCCTGATCAACTTCATCAAGAAACACCGGGCCTGA